In one Methylocaldum szegediense genomic region, the following are encoded:
- the nadD gene encoding nicotinate-nucleotide adenylyltransferase encodes MIGIYGGTFDPIHYGHLRTALEVKEAVGLDEVRFVPCRLPPHRAAPEADPERRLRMLEIALQDAEPGFRIDTRELNRPGPSYMVDTLGSIRKEIGARPLCLIVGMDAFLGLPYWHRWRELFDLAHLVVMRRPGTASDVLGELEPYFRERRTDQKGTLSHQPSGSIYFVDVTQLDISATRIREIFKTGKSARYLIPEPLRRFILDQRLYLSS; translated from the coding sequence ATGATCGGCATCTACGGCGGCACCTTCGATCCCATCCATTACGGCCATTTGCGGACTGCCCTGGAAGTCAAAGAAGCGGTCGGACTGGACGAGGTCCGTTTCGTTCCCTGCCGTCTGCCGCCTCACCGCGCGGCGCCGGAGGCCGACCCGGAACGGCGCCTTAGGATGCTGGAAATCGCCCTGCAAGATGCCGAGCCCGGCTTTCGAATCGACACGCGTGAATTGAATCGGCCCGGACCGTCCTACATGGTCGACACCCTTGGCTCCATCCGAAAGGAAATCGGCGCTCGACCGTTGTGCCTGATCGTCGGGATGGATGCGTTTCTCGGCTTGCCGTACTGGCACCGCTGGAGGGAACTGTTCGACCTCGCCCATCTCGTCGTCATGCGGCGACCGGGAACGGCATCCGATGTTCTAGGCGAGTTGGAACCTTATTTCAGGGAACGCCGCACCGACCAAAAGGGGACCTTGAGCCACCAGCCGTCCGGGTCGATCTACTTCGTCGACGTTACCCAGCTCGACATTTCCGCGACCCGCATCCGAGAAATCTTTAAGACCGGCAAGAGCGCCCGTTACTTGATTCCCGAGCCGCTTAGGCGTTTTATTCTTGACCAAAGACTCTATCTGTCGTCCTAA
- a CDS encoding VPLPA-CTERM sorting domain-containing protein, producing the protein MKMMKSIPAMLAGAFLLAFSAGSHGATVDTLPEIPGIAKAGNPSFTNQVTLGLSEWSGGFKLTATGTGNEPFLFQLGSNSYEVLDGSYQLTAYFDKDANLDTTKSNVQIRGTFSDEVLDALSGTERQHELWGGNLFSARIDNFGLNLDGGELVLGFSITDFGGWASQWGVTESVWLYDFNPSVNNLFAFLNALNNGTLEATAVTTVPLPAGVWLLGSALLGFRLFARRQAAVDESRFDGLPT; encoded by the coding sequence ATGAAGATGATGAAGTCGATTCCGGCAATGCTCGCAGGCGCATTCTTGCTCGCCTTTTCCGCGGGTTCGCATGGCGCCACGGTAGATACTCTGCCTGAGATTCCCGGCATTGCTAAGGCGGGTAACCCGTCCTTTACCAACCAGGTCACGCTGGGCCTGTCCGAATGGAGTGGCGGTTTTAAGCTCACGGCCACGGGGACCGGGAACGAACCGTTCTTGTTCCAGCTTGGCTCCAACAGCTATGAAGTGCTTGACGGGAGCTATCAATTGACCGCGTATTTCGATAAGGACGCGAATCTGGACACAACCAAGAGCAATGTCCAGATCCGCGGCACGTTCAGTGATGAGGTACTTGATGCACTGAGCGGCACCGAGAGACAGCACGAACTTTGGGGAGGCAATCTGTTCTCGGCCCGTATCGACAACTTTGGATTGAATCTGGATGGAGGGGAGCTCGTATTGGGCTTCAGCATCACCGACTTCGGCGGTTGGGCCTCCCAATGGGGCGTGACCGAGAGCGTCTGGCTGTATGACTTCAACCCATCCGTGAACAACCTGTTCGCTTTCCTAAACGCGCTCAACAACGGCACGCTTGAAGCGACCGCCGTCACGACGGTGCCACTGCCCGCCGGAGTTTGGCTGCTCGGGTCTGCGCTGCTGGGCTTTCGTCTGTTCGCACGCCGCCAGGCTGCGGTGGACGAGTCCCGGTTTGATGGCCTCCCGACCTAG